In one Oleidesulfovibrio alaskensis DSM 16109 genomic region, the following are encoded:
- a CDS encoding META domain-containing protein: protein MMIKRNRYIVYACLMLATGALLMLGACAGHRGSQAVPASPADSAVLTAGEWQLTSLADTHVSADAGVTLVFDEDGRLYGYSGCNNYFGTWQLKDGALTFGPMGSTKRACEEKAMRTEYEYFRTMTGVTRALRGHDGSLVLAPAADAPVQESLVFIRK from the coding sequence ATGATGATAAAACGAAACCGTTATATTGTGTATGCCTGTCTTATGCTGGCCACGGGCGCCCTTCTTATGCTCGGCGCCTGTGCCGGTCACAGGGGGAGTCAGGCTGTTCCGGCGTCTCCGGCTGATTCCGCCGTGCTGACTGCCGGTGAGTGGCAGCTGACCTCGCTGGCGGATACGCACGTTTCCGCCGATGCCGGAGTCACGCTTGTTTTTGACGAGGACGGCCGTCTGTACGGCTATTCCGGTTGCAATAATTACTTCGGTACGTGGCAGTTGAAAGACGGCGCACTGACTTTCGGTCCCATGGGCAGTACCAAGCGTGCGTGCGAGGAAAAAGCCATGCGCACCGAGTATGAGTACTTCCGGACCATGACCGGTGTCACCCGTGCGCTGCGCGGGCATGACGGCAGCCTTGTTCTTGCACCGGCGGCGGATGCGCCCGTGCAGGAATCACTCGTATTTATCCGTAAATAA
- the dhaK gene encoding dihydroxyacetone kinase subunit DhaK, which produces MKKLINAVDDVVREQLQGMAAAHPELLVHLDPHYVCRRDIPEGKVAVVSGGGSGHEPMHGGFVGHGMLDGACPGEVFTSPTPDQMYECAKAVDRGAGVLFIVKNYTGDVMNFETAAELCHADGIKVQNILIDDDVAVKDSLYTAGRRGVGTTVLAEKIVGAAAEAGYSLEQCADLCRRVNSCGRSMGVALTSCTVPAAGKPTFELADGEIEIGIGIHGEPGTHRSSMQTADELTTIVAQGILDDPAYTRTVRELNHDTGQWEDKKLTDEPFAKGDRVIAFVNSMGGTPVSELYAVYRKLDAICRDRGIVIERNLIGPYITSLEMQGFSITLLKVDDEMLKFWDAGANTPGFVKI; this is translated from the coding sequence ATGAAAAAGCTGATTAATGCCGTTGATGATGTCGTCCGGGAGCAGCTGCAGGGCATGGCCGCCGCTCATCCCGAACTGCTGGTCCATCTGGACCCGCATTATGTGTGCCGCAGAGATATTCCCGAAGGCAAGGTGGCTGTTGTTTCCGGCGGGGGCAGCGGGCACGAACCCATGCACGGCGGTTTTGTGGGGCATGGCATGCTGGACGGGGCCTGCCCCGGAGAGGTGTTTACATCGCCCACGCCCGACCAGATGTATGAATGCGCCAAAGCTGTGGACCGCGGTGCCGGCGTGCTGTTCATTGTCAAAAACTACACCGGCGACGTGATGAATTTTGAAACCGCCGCCGAACTGTGCCATGCCGATGGCATCAAGGTGCAGAACATACTTATCGACGACGACGTTGCCGTGAAGGACAGCCTGTATACTGCTGGACGTCGCGGGGTGGGCACCACCGTGCTGGCGGAAAAAATTGTAGGCGCCGCAGCCGAAGCCGGTTATTCGCTGGAACAATGCGCCGACCTGTGCCGCAGGGTGAACAGTTGCGGGCGCTCCATGGGCGTTGCACTGACATCCTGCACGGTGCCTGCGGCGGGCAAGCCTACTTTTGAGCTGGCCGACGGCGAGATTGAAATCGGCATCGGTATTCATGGTGAACCCGGAACGCACCGCAGCTCCATGCAGACGGCGGATGAGCTGACAACCATTGTGGCTCAGGGCATTCTGGACGATCCTGCCTATACCCGCACCGTGCGTGAACTCAATCATGATACCGGCCAGTGGGAAGACAAAAAACTTACCGATGAGCCTTTTGCCAAAGGCGACCGGGTCATTGCTTTTGTAAACAGCATGGGCGGCACCCCCGTAAGCGAACTGTACGCCGTTTACCGCAAGCTGGATGCCATCTGCCGCGACAGGGGCATCGTCATCGAACGCAATCTTATCGGCCCCTACATCACTTCACTGGAAATGCAGGGATTTTCCATCACGCTGCTTAAAGTGGATGATGAAATGCTGAAGTTCTGGGACGCCGGAGCAAACACCCCCGGTTTTGTAAAAATCTGA
- the ptsP gene encoding phosphoenolpyruvate--protein phosphotransferase — protein sequence MVGLVIVSHSAVLAEGVRELALQMTQGRVRIALAGGVDDAEHPIGTDPTRVMAALEEVQDGDGVLVLMDLGSALMSAETALDLLPPEVTANVRLSAAPLIEGCIAAAVQAAAGASLDDVQAEAESALAAKSAQLGSAVPDTAASSAGAAGAVPDAAAEHVRTLAVTVPNRLGLHARPASRIVGALAGLDADVRLAHGGHVVNARSLNQIATLAVRLGDSIEFRAAGADAQQALDALQALHAANFGDLREPEEGQADSHGAAPVRPAGAVAASAGYAAGPAVRFRAALPEVAEIQVDDQAAEKRVLQDALKQAADEIALVEKQTAGNVGGAESEIFGMHRMMLQDPELRDAALHELEERRCNAAAAWRRVIVSTAERYRGLDDDFMRARAADVLDVGARVLRIITGEAPQGPDIAEPSVLLAADLGPSDMARLDVTKVLGIVTEQGGATSHAAILARSMGIPAVAGAAAQIAGVTDGTPVGLDGNTGEVWAPADEHTVQRLRGLRRQWEESLRSEREKAAAPAVTRDGRAVRVHANIGSPADAHAAVRNGAEGVGLFRTEFLFLDRPSAPTEDEQTAAYTEAAQALDGRPVIIRTLDIGGDKPVPYLQQGQAAEANPFLGVRGIRFCLVHEDLFVTQLRALLRAAADHPVQIMFPMVAHPGELRAARTLLEKARAQLLAEGRPCGHDVPVGIMIEVPAAVALADQLAAEADFFSIGTNDLAQYVMAADRGNSAVAALSDALHPAVLRQIQQTVEAGHAAGIHVGMCGELAGTPLAVPLLAAMNLDSLSMSGPAVPRAKEIIRSIDAAALQPLVEQVLELPDAAAVRNLLQQAAGESADRA from the coding sequence ATGGTCGGCCTTGTAATTGTTTCTCACAGTGCCGTTCTGGCAGAAGGAGTGCGCGAGCTTGCCCTGCAGATGACGCAGGGCAGGGTGCGTATTGCTCTGGCAGGCGGTGTGGATGATGCAGAACACCCCATAGGCACCGATCCCACACGTGTGATGGCCGCACTGGAGGAAGTGCAGGACGGTGACGGCGTGCTGGTGCTGATGGATCTGGGCAGTGCGCTGATGAGTGCGGAAACGGCGCTTGACCTGCTGCCGCCTGAAGTGACGGCCAATGTGCGTCTTTCGGCGGCTCCGCTGATCGAAGGTTGTATTGCTGCCGCGGTGCAGGCCGCGGCGGGTGCCTCGCTGGACGATGTTCAGGCCGAAGCGGAGTCGGCCCTTGCGGCTAAATCGGCTCAGCTCGGTTCGGCGGTGCCTGACACGGCTGCGTCTTCGGCCGGAGCTGCCGGTGCAGTGCCCGATGCCGCTGCGGAGCATGTCCGGACGCTTGCTGTGACGGTGCCCAACAGACTGGGGCTGCATGCCCGTCCGGCATCCCGCATTGTGGGGGCGCTGGCAGGGTTGGACGCCGATGTGCGTCTGGCGCATGGAGGGCATGTGGTCAACGCCCGTTCACTCAACCAGATAGCCACGCTGGCGGTGCGCCTCGGCGATTCCATCGAGTTCCGCGCAGCCGGTGCCGACGCACAGCAGGCGCTTGATGCCCTGCAGGCACTGCATGCGGCAAACTTCGGCGATCTGCGTGAACCGGAAGAAGGGCAGGCGGACAGCCATGGTGCGGCACCGGTCCGGCCTGCAGGTGCCGTAGCCGCCTCGGCCGGGTATGCAGCGGGACCGGCTGTGCGCTTCAGAGCGGCATTGCCGGAAGTGGCGGAAATTCAGGTTGACGATCAGGCGGCCGAAAAGCGTGTTCTGCAGGATGCTCTGAAGCAGGCCGCGGACGAGATTGCGCTTGTGGAAAAGCAGACGGCCGGAAACGTGGGCGGCGCGGAAAGCGAAATTTTCGGCATGCACCGGATGATGCTGCAGGATCCTGAACTGAGGGATGCCGCGCTGCATGAACTGGAAGAGCGCCGGTGCAACGCGGCGGCGGCGTGGCGGCGTGTCATCGTTTCCACCGCGGAACGCTACCGCGGTCTGGATGACGATTTCATGCGCGCCCGTGCGGCTGACGTGCTGGATGTGGGAGCACGCGTGCTGCGTATCATTACCGGAGAGGCTCCGCAGGGGCCGGATATCGCCGAACCCAGTGTGCTGCTGGCAGCCGATCTGGGGCCTTCGGACATGGCGCGGCTTGATGTGACAAAAGTTCTGGGTATTGTTACCGAACAGGGCGGTGCCACATCGCATGCCGCCATTCTGGCGCGTTCCATGGGTATACCCGCCGTGGCGGGGGCCGCAGCGCAGATAGCGGGCGTGACCGACGGCACTCCTGTGGGGCTGGACGGCAATACCGGTGAGGTATGGGCTCCGGCCGACGAACACACTGTGCAAAGACTGCGCGGTCTGCGCCGTCAATGGGAAGAATCGCTGCGCAGTGAGCGTGAAAAGGCCGCCGCACCGGCTGTCACCCGTGACGGCAGGGCTGTGCGGGTTCATGCGAATATCGGTTCACCGGCGGATGCGCATGCCGCTGTGCGCAACGGGGCCGAAGGTGTGGGGCTGTTCCGCACGGAGTTCCTCTTTCTCGACAGGCCTTCCGCTCCTACAGAAGACGAACAGACGGCCGCGTATACTGAAGCTGCTCAGGCTCTTGACGGCCGGCCGGTTATTATCCGCACGCTGGATATCGGAGGCGACAAGCCTGTACCGTATCTGCAGCAGGGGCAGGCGGCCGAAGCCAATCCTTTTCTGGGAGTGCGCGGCATACGGTTCTGCCTTGTGCATGAAGACCTGTTCGTGACGCAGCTCAGGGCGCTTCTGCGCGCTGCGGCGGACCACCCCGTGCAGATCATGTTTCCCATGGTGGCTCATCCGGGCGAGCTGCGGGCGGCCAGAACGTTGTTGGAAAAAGCCCGCGCACAGCTGCTCGCCGAAGGGCGTCCGTGCGGACATGATGTGCCCGTGGGGATTATGATAGAAGTACCCGCCGCGGTGGCTCTGGCAGATCAGCTGGCTGCTGAAGCGGACTTTTTCAGCATCGGCACCAATGATCTGGCCCAGTATGTCATGGCGGCAGACAGAGGCAACAGCGCTGTGGCGGCTTTGTCCGATGCCCTGCATCCCGCTGTGTTGCGCCAGATTCAGCAGACAGTGGAGGCCGGTCACGCGGCCGGAATTCATGTGGGCATGTGCGGAGAGCTGGCAGGCACGCCGCTGGCCGTGCCCCTGCTGGCCGCCATGAATCTTGATTCGCTGAGCATGAGCGGTCCGGCCGTGCCCCGTGCCAAGGAAATCATCCGGAGCATTGATGCCGCTGCGTTGCAGCCGCTGGTGGAACAGGTGCTGGAACTGCCCGATGCTGCGGCGGTGCGTAATCTGCTGCAGCAGGCCGCGGGGGAATCTGCGGACCGTGCGTGA
- a CDS encoding RNA recognition motif domain-containing protein, whose product MNIYVGNLSYQMSEDDLRGAFEEFGAVDKVRIITDHDTGRSKGFGFVEMAEDSEANAAIEALNGREMGGRSITVNEARPRPERSGGGGGGGFRRSGGGGGYGNRGGQGGGYGRRY is encoded by the coding sequence ATGAACATTTATGTTGGCAACCTTTCTTACCAGATGTCCGAAGACGACCTGCGTGGAGCCTTTGAAGAGTTCGGCGCTGTCGACAAGGTCCGCATCATCACTGACCACGACACTGGTCGTTCCAAAGGCTTCGGCTTTGTAGAAATGGCCGAAGACTCTGAAGCCAACGCTGCTATCGAAGCCCTGAACGGCCGCGAAATGGGCGGTCGCTCCATCACCGTGAACGAAGCTCGTCCTCGTCCCGAACGCTCCGGCGGCGGCGGTGGCGGCGGCTTCCGTCGCAGCGGCGGTGGCGGCGGCTACGGCAACCGTGGCGGACAGGGCGGCGGCTACGGCCGTCGTTACTAA
- the hrpB gene encoding ATP-dependent helicase HrpB, with the protein MSLFLPAATQQLPVSGILQELTDTLARTTCCVLQAPPGAGKTTAVPLALLHAQLPAGRIVMLEPRRLAARSAARRMAQMLGQRTGETVGFRVRHHSCTGSGTRIEVVTEGVLTRMIQSDPALTDVACVIFDEFHERSLQGDLGLTLCLEVQAALRPELRLIVMSATLDGAPVAALMGGCPVLTATGRSHAVHTRHIAPPAGRSMLDRHHCIQLIADGIRRALYEEQGSILAFLPGLREITLVAEALQGAVSPDGCRVQVLPLHGRLTPQQQDAAICPAPQGVRKVVLSTSVAETSLTLEGIRIVVDSGLTRKAQFDPRSGMTGLVTRRASLAAAAQRQGRAGRLQEGICYRLWSKADEPAMPAFDRPEILEADLVPLALELARWGACDHNSLPWLTPPPHSSMEQAAMLLCQLGALKPAPSTGLRHITQHGARMAALPVHPRLAHMVITAADTGQPDILEQACRIAAVFSEAPSALRRQADLGTVIEDAATGRTTDSRAAARTAQMARRLAAAAGKGPDDRPAVQALRTLPADARCAALCALAFPDRIGKATGQGRFLLTCGRAAIVAATHPLAGSHFIVAAELDGQNADARIHAAAALDSRTVETLYADNIAQQDNIQWNPQTEAVEATTQRTLWKLPLEVRPLPEKPHTQSAVQAMCEGIRSMGLSALPWTRETETLRQRVMLLRRHEPCGADQINIWPDFSEETLLATLETWLAPFLDGIRRRTQLKNLNLKTALQAMLPWPLPARLEQEAPELLTVPSGSNIRLDYSGPVPVLAVKLQEMFGATATPAIGNGRIPVLVHLLSPAGRPLQITQDLEGFWKNGYRQVKAEMKGRYPKHPWPDDPVSARPTRRTNTGSKNVS; encoded by the coding sequence ATGTCTCTTTTTCTGCCCGCTGCCACACAACAGCTGCCCGTGTCCGGAATTCTGCAAGAACTTACCGACACACTGGCCCGCACAACATGCTGCGTTCTGCAGGCCCCCCCCGGAGCCGGTAAAACCACGGCGGTGCCACTGGCTCTGCTGCACGCGCAGCTGCCCGCCGGACGTATAGTGATGCTGGAACCCCGCAGGCTTGCAGCCCGCAGTGCCGCGCGGCGCATGGCTCAGATGCTGGGGCAGCGCACCGGTGAAACTGTGGGATTCAGAGTGCGCCACCACAGCTGTACAGGCTCCGGTACCCGCATAGAGGTGGTCACAGAGGGGGTGCTCACACGCATGATCCAGTCGGACCCCGCTCTGACGGATGTGGCATGCGTCATTTTTGACGAATTTCACGAACGCAGCCTGCAGGGCGATCTGGGCCTGACACTGTGTCTTGAAGTTCAGGCCGCCTTACGCCCCGAACTGCGGCTGATTGTCATGTCCGCCACCCTTGACGGCGCTCCCGTGGCGGCGCTGATGGGCGGATGTCCGGTACTGACCGCCACCGGACGCAGCCATGCCGTGCATACCCGGCACATTGCGCCGCCTGCCGGCCGTTCAATGCTCGACAGACATCACTGCATACAGCTTATTGCAGACGGCATACGCCGCGCGTTGTACGAAGAACAAGGCAGCATTCTGGCCTTTCTGCCCGGTCTGCGGGAAATAACTCTGGTGGCCGAGGCGCTGCAAGGCGCGGTGTCACCGGACGGCTGCCGCGTGCAGGTGCTGCCGCTGCACGGCAGACTGACCCCGCAGCAGCAGGACGCGGCCATATGTCCCGCCCCGCAGGGGGTGCGCAAAGTGGTGCTGTCCACATCCGTTGCCGAAACAAGCCTGACTCTTGAAGGCATACGCATTGTGGTGGACAGCGGCCTGACGCGCAAAGCACAGTTTGACCCGCGCAGCGGCATGACGGGACTGGTCACACGCAGAGCGTCACTGGCCGCGGCCGCACAGCGGCAGGGACGCGCCGGCAGGCTGCAGGAGGGTATCTGCTACCGGCTGTGGAGCAAAGCCGACGAACCGGCCATGCCCGCCTTTGACAGACCGGAAATACTGGAAGCAGACCTTGTGCCGCTGGCACTGGAACTGGCCCGCTGGGGGGCTTGCGACCATAATTCGCTGCCGTGGCTGACACCGCCGCCGCATTCCAGCATGGAACAGGCCGCAATGCTGTTGTGCCAGCTGGGCGCTCTGAAGCCTGCCCCCTCTACCGGCCTGCGTCACATCACACAGCACGGCGCGCGCATGGCCGCCCTGCCGGTGCACCCCCGGCTGGCGCACATGGTAATCACAGCGGCGGATACGGGACAGCCCGACATTCTGGAACAGGCCTGCCGCATAGCCGCCGTGTTTTCAGAAGCACCATCGGCCCTGCGCAGGCAGGCCGACCTGGGCACCGTCATAGAAGACGCTGCCACAGGCCGCACCACAGACAGCCGTGCGGCGGCACGCACGGCGCAGATGGCCAGACGTCTGGCGGCCGCCGCCGGAAAAGGCCCGGACGACCGGCCAGCGGTACAGGCATTGCGCACACTGCCTGCGGATGCGCGCTGCGCTGCGCTCTGCGCACTGGCCTTTCCCGACCGCATAGGCAAAGCCACGGGGCAGGGCCGCTTTCTGCTTACCTGCGGCAGAGCCGCCATCGTAGCTGCCACCCACCCGCTGGCCGGAAGCCACTTCATCGTAGCGGCCGAGCTGGACGGACAAAACGCGGACGCACGCATTCATGCCGCCGCGGCGCTGGACAGCCGCACCGTGGAAACCCTGTACGCAGACAACATCGCGCAGCAGGACAACATTCAATGGAACCCGCAGACAGAAGCAGTGGAGGCAACGACGCAACGCACGCTGTGGAAGCTGCCGCTGGAAGTGCGTCCTCTCCCAGAAAAACCCCATACGCAGTCCGCGGTGCAGGCCATGTGCGAAGGCATCCGCAGCATGGGACTGAGTGCCCTGCCCTGGACCCGCGAGACAGAAACCCTGCGGCAGCGGGTCATGCTGCTGCGCAGGCACGAACCGTGCGGAGCAGACCAGATAAACATCTGGCCCGATTTTTCGGAAGAAACGTTGCTGGCGACACTGGAAACATGGCTTGCCCCTTTTCTGGACGGTATCCGGCGGCGGACACAGCTGAAAAACCTGAACCTGAAAACAGCCCTGCAGGCGATGCTGCCATGGCCGTTGCCTGCCCGTCTGGAGCAGGAGGCACCGGAACTGCTCACCGTCCCTTCAGGTTCAAATATCCGGCTGGACTATTCCGGCCCTGTGCCGGTGCTGGCGGTAAAGCTGCAGGAAATGTTCGGTGCCACAGCCACGCCCGCCATAGGCAACGGGCGCATACCGGTGCTTGTCCATCTGCTTTCACCTGCGGGCAGACCGCTGCAGATAACTCAGGACCTCGAAGGATTCTGGAAAAACGGGTACCGGCAGGTCAAAGCTGAAATGAAAGGGCGCTACCCCAAACATCCATGGCCCGACGATCCTGTTTCCGCCCGCCCCACACGACGGACAAATACCGGCTCTAAAAATGTATCATAG
- the dgcA gene encoding N-acetyl-D-Glu racemase DgcA produces MKVETTVRAWPVQGEFAISRGSRTEAVVVEVRIYGEGAQGRGECVPYARYGESVEGVCTAVHEAVRGMGGRPDRQLLQTLLPAGAARNGLDCALWEYEAALRGERVWQLAGCMRPVPVHTAYTLSLGTPLAMGAAARENAHRPLLKVKLGGAGDMERIRAVHENAPEARLIIDANEAWTVQQYVQRAPQLACLGVALVEQPLPAGADAGLAGLDRPVPVCADESCHDRATLPRLAGLYDAVNIKLDKTGGLTEALAMRDEAVRMGFRVMVGCMLGSSLAMAPAHLVAQGADFADIDGPLLLAADHDPALCYEGSLVYPPEPALWG; encoded by the coding sequence GTGAAGGTGGAGACAACGGTGCGGGCATGGCCTGTGCAGGGCGAGTTTGCCATTTCCCGCGGCAGCAGAACAGAGGCCGTGGTGGTTGAGGTGCGCATATACGGCGAAGGAGCGCAGGGTCGCGGCGAGTGCGTGCCCTATGCCCGTTACGGAGAAAGTGTTGAGGGCGTTTGCACAGCTGTGCACGAAGCCGTGCGCGGAATGGGCGGGCGGCCGGACAGACAGCTTTTGCAGACCCTGCTGCCTGCCGGTGCTGCGCGTAACGGGCTGGATTGTGCTCTGTGGGAGTACGAGGCCGCACTGCGCGGCGAGCGGGTGTGGCAGCTGGCAGGCTGTATGCGGCCCGTGCCCGTGCATACCGCCTATACGCTCAGTCTGGGTACGCCTCTGGCCATGGGCGCCGCCGCACGGGAAAATGCGCACAGACCGCTTTTGAAGGTCAAGCTGGGCGGCGCAGGCGATATGGAGCGAATCCGCGCTGTGCACGAAAATGCCCCTGAAGCCCGCCTGATTATTGATGCCAATGAGGCATGGACAGTACAGCAGTATGTGCAGCGGGCGCCGCAGCTGGCGTGTCTGGGCGTGGCTCTTGTGGAGCAGCCGCTGCCTGCGGGGGCGGATGCCGGACTGGCCGGGCTGGACCGTCCCGTGCCGGTATGCGCCGATGAATCCTGTCACGACAGAGCAACATTGCCGCGTCTTGCCGGTCTGTACGATGCGGTGAACATCAAGCTGGATAAGACCGGTGGCCTGACGGAAGCGCTGGCCATGCGCGATGAGGCTGTACGCATGGGCTTCAGAGTGATGGTAGGGTGCATGCTGGGGTCGTCCCTTGCCATGGCGCCGGCCCATCTTGTGGCACAGGGTGCTGATTTTGCAGATATTGACGGTCCCCTGCTGCTGGCTGCCGATCACGATCCGGCGCTGTGCTACGAGGGCAGTCTGGTGTATCCTCCGGAACCTGCCCTGTGGGGATAG
- a CDS encoding malate synthase G — protein sequence MTTRTQTGGLQVASCLSCLVANEIAPDTGVDPVDFWAGAEALFRDFAPRNKELLELRESMQQSVDAWHRERAGKPHDAAEYKAFLEKTGYLLPEGEDFTISPENVDPEIAEVAGPQLVVPITNARYAVNAANARWGSLYDALYGTDVIAETDGMEKGPDYNPVRGREVMRLATAFLDRAVPLDGMSHGDVTAYILLQDGRRRVLAARDASGKETGLAAPEQFVGFSGGDAPAVVVLRNNGLHIELHVDRTHPVGAAHPAGVKDVVLEAAVTTIQDCEDSVSAVDAHDKTRTYQSWLGLIKGDLEASFVKDGTLRVRTLNPDREYTAPDGSALVLPGRSLMLIRNVGHLMTTDAVLTEDGSPVPEGILDALMTGYVALHELKGNVRYRNSRTGSVYIVKPKMHGPEEVHFTCDLFSRVEDILGLPRHMLKVGIMDEERRTSLNLKECIRAARERVIFINTGFLDRTGDEVHTCMEAGPVVRKNDMKAERWIAAYEDWNVDVGLACGFSGRAQIGKGMWPKPDSMREMLETKGAHPRAGAGCAWVPSPAAATLHAMHYHDVNVRDVQTALAARRRACRDDMLVLPLLRSAPDAGAVREELENNIQSILGYVVRWIEQGIGCSKVPDIHNVGLMEDRATLRISSQHIANWLHHGVCTREEVMAVFKKMAAVVDSQNAGHQAYTPMAPDFERSIAFQAACDLVFKGREQPSGYTEPVLHQRRREAKTRFGQV from the coding sequence ATGACAACAAGAACACAGACCGGCGGTCTGCAGGTGGCATCGTGCCTTTCCTGCCTTGTCGCCAATGAGATAGCGCCGGATACGGGTGTCGACCCTGTGGATTTCTGGGCGGGCGCCGAAGCATTGTTCAGGGATTTTGCGCCGCGCAACAAAGAACTGCTGGAACTGCGCGAAAGCATGCAGCAGTCCGTTGACGCGTGGCACCGCGAACGTGCCGGCAAGCCCCACGATGCGGCGGAATACAAGGCGTTTCTGGAAAAAACAGGCTATCTGCTGCCTGAAGGGGAGGATTTTACCATTTCTCCTGAGAATGTGGACCCGGAAATAGCCGAGGTTGCCGGACCGCAGCTGGTAGTGCCTATTACCAACGCCCGTTATGCCGTCAATGCGGCCAATGCCCGCTGGGGCAGCCTGTATGACGCCCTGTACGGCACCGACGTGATCGCTGAAACGGACGGCATGGAAAAAGGGCCGGACTACAATCCGGTGCGGGGGCGCGAGGTAATGCGTCTTGCAACGGCGTTTCTGGACAGAGCAGTGCCGCTGGACGGAATGTCGCATGGTGATGTGACTGCGTATATCCTGCTTCAGGACGGCCGGCGCCGTGTGCTGGCGGCCCGCGACGCATCGGGGAAAGAGACGGGACTCGCCGCGCCGGAGCAGTTTGTCGGTTTTTCCGGCGGTGATGCGCCTGCCGTGGTTGTTCTGCGCAATAACGGCCTGCATATTGAGCTGCATGTGGACAGAACGCATCCCGTGGGGGCGGCGCATCCTGCCGGTGTGAAAGATGTGGTCCTTGAAGCGGCAGTGACTACCATTCAGGACTGCGAAGATTCTGTAAGCGCCGTGGATGCCCACGACAAGACCAGAACGTACCAGTCATGGCTGGGGCTGATCAAAGGCGATCTGGAAGCCAGCTTTGTGAAGGACGGAACACTGCGCGTGCGCACGCTCAATCCGGACAGGGAATATACGGCGCCTGACGGCAGCGCTCTTGTGCTGCCCGGCCGCAGCCTGATGCTTATCCGCAACGTGGGGCATCTTATGACCACGGATGCCGTGCTGACGGAGGACGGCAGCCCCGTACCGGAGGGGATTCTGGACGCTCTGATGACAGGCTATGTGGCGCTGCACGAACTGAAGGGCAACGTACGCTACCGCAATAGCCGCACAGGCAGTGTGTATATCGTCAAGCCCAAGATGCACGGTCCGGAGGAAGTCCACTTCACCTGCGATCTTTTCAGCAGGGTGGAGGATATTCTGGGACTGCCCCGTCATATGCTCAAGGTGGGGATTATGGATGAAGAGCGCCGCACGTCGCTGAATCTTAAAGAGTGCATCCGCGCGGCCCGCGAACGGGTTATTTTTATCAATACCGGCTTTCTGGATCGTACCGGCGACGAGGTTCATACCTGCATGGAGGCGGGGCCGGTTGTCAGAAAGAATGATATGAAGGCGGAGCGCTGGATAGCTGCATACGAGGACTGGAACGTGGATGTGGGGCTGGCCTGCGGTTTTTCGGGCAGGGCGCAGATAGGCAAGGGCATGTGGCCCAAGCCCGACAGCATGCGCGAAATGCTGGAAACCAAAGGGGCGCATCCCCGCGCGGGTGCAGGTTGCGCATGGGTGCCCTCGCCTGCTGCAGCTACGCTGCATGCCATGCATTATCATGATGTGAACGTGCGCGATGTCCAGACAGCGCTGGCCGCCCGACGGCGCGCCTGCCGTGATGACATGCTGGTGCTGCCGCTGCTGCGTTCGGCACCTGATGCAGGTGCCGTGCGTGAAGAACTGGAAAATAACATCCAGAGCATACTCGGATACGTGGTGCGCTGGATCGAGCAGGGAATCGGTTGTTCCAAGGTGCCTGATATTCACAATGTGGGGCTGATGGAAGACCGTGCCACGCTGCGTATTTCCAGTCAGCATATCGCCAACTGGCTGCATCACGGCGTATGCACGCGGGAAGAAGTTATGGCCGTGTTTAAAAAAATGGCCGCAGTGGTGGATTCGCAGAATGCCGGACATCAGGCGTACACGCCCATGGCGCCTGATTTTGAACGCAGCATCGCCTTTCAGGCGGCGTGTGATCTGGTTTTCAAGGGGCGCGAGCAGCCCAGCGGCTATACCGAGCCGGTGCTGCACCAGCGCAGGCGCGAAGCAAAAACGCGTTTCGGGCAGGTGTAA
- the dhaL gene encoding dihydroxyacetone kinase subunit DhaL codes for MQMTKEQVLDWLKALAAEYKAQKEYLTGLDAAIGDADHGINMDRGFGKVLEKLPSMEAKDIGAILKDTGMTLLSSVGGASGPLYGTFFMKAGMALAGAETLDEAAMQKLLESGVEGIVSRGRPVEGDKTMYDIWKPALDAYTQAVQAGAALDAALDAAVAAAEKGLEATVPMQARKGRASYLGERSIGHKDPGGASSCMMLGALRQSIGG; via the coding sequence ATGCAGATGACCAAGGAACAGGTGCTGGACTGGCTTAAGGCTCTGGCCGCAGAATATAAGGCGCAGAAGGAATATCTGACCGGTCTCGACGCCGCCATAGGTGACGCGGATCACGGAATCAACATGGATCGCGGTTTTGGCAAGGTGCTTGAAAAACTGCCTTCCATGGAAGCAAAGGACATCGGCGCCATTTTGAAGGATACCGGAATGACGCTGCTTTCCAGTGTCGGCGGGGCCAGCGGGCCGCTGTACGGAACATTTTTTATGAAAGCGGGCATGGCGCTGGCCGGAGCGGAAACGCTGGACGAAGCGGCCATGCAGAAGCTGCTGGAAAGCGGTGTGGAGGGCATTGTATCGCGCGGGCGTCCCGTGGAAGGGGACAAAACCATGTACGATATCTGGAAGCCCGCGCTTGATGCGTACACACAGGCAGTGCAGGCAGGCGCCGCGCTTGATGCCGCACTTGATGCCGCGGTGGCGGCCGCGGAAAAAGGTCTGGAAGCCACCGTGCCCATGCAGGCCCGCAAGGGGCGCGCAAGCTATCTGGGCGAACGCAGCATCGGTCACAAAGATCCCGGCGGGGCTTCCTCGTGCATGATGCTCGGCGCGTTGCGTCAGAGTATCGGGGGATAG